A genome region from Sphaeramia orbicularis chromosome 19, fSphaOr1.1, whole genome shotgun sequence includes the following:
- the LOC115439468 gene encoding stonustoxin subunit beta-like translates to MANMVKGMLLYDNSIPRAVDMDLMEVAALGRPFTLGTFYDARTDKVLPGLMLWDKQTLKDFTTVESKKSSSYHVLTSDTIDSKSSLLDVQAGLKASFLGGLIEVEGSAKFLNDHKQFKNQSRVTLQYHATTHFKQLTMTHEEAMSKLQGGSTEKGSVTHVVTGILYGANAFFVFDSQNSNTNTSSIQEIKGSMKAMVNKIPSFRHFSVSLNKNEEVLAKNMSCKFYGDFILENNPATFEDAVKTYVELPKLLKDDGSNSVPLKVWLMPLDKFNLKAVKLRGEISSGLLWKAENTLESLKEIRMRCNDLMAERVVGKLPQLEKNLSSFQKLCPKYTMSIQGTMEKKFPAIREGLEDAATMEKLLDNRDKSPFSDENLRKWLENREHEVTVIQSCMDIINGPNVKIAANHLELDREAVAADVDHALCFVFTSVQQDDPYLHTMANNLQWQEADLVETGPLSQNQWYSSQEVRSTIRTKAKEFGDLAKQLRSASRVKFLITVIENPKYKGATIYHYKEGNLVNEDFTRPDLPKVTTITDRNDFIWYFCDLTLDPNSAHQKLYLSDKNKTATCGYKMSYFQHSDRFIGPMQVMCREELSGRHYWEVDWSNGSNNDVGVGVMYKSLSRQDGDLGKNTKSWLFVNRFRSYFHLHVEEHKVSVPSGDLSRIGVFLDWPAGTLSFYKVSNNTLTHLHTFHHTFTEPLFTAFWNGTDTTYFTLRPFN, encoded by the exons ATGGCCAACATGGTCAAAGGAATGTTGCTTTATGACAACAGCATACCCAGG GCTGTAGACATGGATCTGATGGAAGTGGCCGCCCTGGGTCGACCTTTCACCCTCGGGACATTTTATGATGCGAGGACGGATAAGGTCCTCCCAG GACTGATGCTGTGGGACAAACAAACTCTCAAAGACTTCACGACTGTTGAATCCAAGAAAAGCAGCAGCTATCACGTCCTGACCTCTGACACCATCGACTCTAAATCTTCTCTCCTGGACGTTCAGGCCGGTCTGAAGGCCAGTTTCTTGGGTGGTTTGATTGAAGTTGAAGGTTCTGCCAAGTTTCTGAACGACCACAAGCAATTCAAGAACCAGAGTCGAGTTACCCTTCAGTACCACGCCACCACCCACTTCAAGCAGCTGACCATGACCCACGAAGAAGCCATGAGCAAACTGCAAGGCGGATCCACCGAAAAAGGTTCCGTGACTCATGTGGTCACCGGCATCCTGTACGGCGCCAACGCCTTCTTTGTGTTCGACAGCCAAAACTCAAACACCAACACCAGCAGCATTCAGGAAATCAAGGGCAGCATGAAAGCAATGGTGAACAAGATCCCATCCTTCAGACACTTTAGTGTGAGcctgaacaaaaacgaagaaGTTCTGGCCAAAAACATGTCCTGCAAGTTCTACGGTGACTTCATTCTTGAGAACAACCCTGCAACCTTTGAAGATGCAGTGAAGACCTATGTGGAGCTGCCCAAGCTGTTGAAAGATGACGGGTCCAACTCTGTCCCCCTGAAGGTCTGGCTGATGCCACTGGACAAATTCAACCTAAAAGCTGTCAAGCTGAGGGGGGAGATCAGCTCCGGACTCCTGTGGAAAGCCGAAAACACTCTGGAGAGTCTGAAGGAAATCAGAATGAGATGCAACGACTTGATGGCAGAGAGAGTCGTCGGGAAACTCCCTCAACTTGAGAAAAATTTGAGCAGTTTCCAAAAACTATGCCCTAAGTACACCATGAGCATTCAAGGCACCATGGAGAAGAAGTTTCCCGCCATCCGAGAAGGTCTAGAAGACGCTGCCACAATGGAAAAACTTTTGGACAACAGAGACAAGTCCCCATTCAGCGATGAAAACTTAAGGAAGTGGTTGGAAAATAGAGAGCATGAAGTCACTGTCATTCAGTCGTGCATGGACATCATCAATGGACCCAACGTGAAGATCGCCGCCAATCACCTGGAGTTGGACCGAGAGGCCGTGGCTGCAGATGTGGACCACGCCCTGTGCTTCGTCTTCACCTCAGTCCAGCAGGATGACCCCTACCTCCACACCATGGCCAACAACCTCCAATGGCAGGAAGCGGATCTGGTTGAAACCGGTCCGCTGTCACAGAACCAGTGGTACTCGTCCCAGGAAGTGAGGAGCACAATCaggacaaaagccaaagagttcgGAGATCTGGCGAAACAACTGCGATCTGCCAGCAGAGTCAAGTTCCTGATCACCGTCATAGAGAACCCCAAATACAAAGGAGCCACCATCTACCACTACAAAGAAGGAAACCTGGTCAACGAGGACTTTACTAGACCGGATCTGCCCAAGGTGACGACGATCACCGACAGAAACGACTTCATCTGGT atttctgtgatctCACCCTGGACCCGAACTCGGCTCATCAGAAACTCTATCTGTCCGATAAGAACAAGACGGCGACGTGTGGATACAAGATGTCGTATTTTCAACACTCTGACAGGTTTATCGGACCCATGCAGGTCATGTGCAGGGAGGAGCTTAGTGGGCGCCATTACTGGGAGGTGGACTGGAGTAACGGCAGCAATAACGACGTCGGCGTCGGTGTGATGTACAAAAGCCTGAGCAGACAGGACGGCGACCTCGGCAAAAATACCAAGTCCTGGCTCTTCGTCAACAGGTTTAGGTCGTACTTCCACCTTCACGTTGAAGAGCACAAAGTGTCTGTTCCTTCTGGTGACCTCAGTCGCATCGGTGTGTTCCTGGACTGGCCTGCAGGGACGCTGTCCTTCTACAAAGTGTCCAACAACACCCTCACCCACCTCCACACCTTCCACCACACCTTCACTGAGCCTCTGTTTACTGCCTTCTGGAACGGCACAGACACTACCTACTTCACCCTCCGCCCTTTTAACTAA
- the lrrc18b gene encoding leucine-rich repeat-containing protein 18: MAKGKKAKQAKAQAKTVSFKVAQNCIEYTQDGKRRLNLSLKEISTVPKCIQKMTELDHLDLSRNFIKKVPEFIECFISICILDLHSNYLEEIPVTIGRLQNLLVLNLCNNRLSVLPDEIGLLKNLQTLNLGLNRLEALPSSVGALKELRLLGLSDNLLTRVPGCLARLHKLEKVNLDRNPIPEPESAQEPAQVMEKLYLVKESHLCEDCLDKCQTERRRLEDVGRSKQPKIIDFHSPENQEV; encoded by the exons atggccAAGGGGAAGAAAGCCAAACAGGCCAAAGCCCAGGCCAAAACCGTCAGCTTTAAAGTGGCCCAGAACTGTATAGAGTACACGCAGGACGGCAAACGGCGCCTCAATCTCAGTTTGAAGGAGATCTCCACGGTGCCGAAGTGTATTCAGAAGATGACCGAACTGGATCACCTGGACCTCAGTAGGAATTTCATCAAAAAGGTCCCGGAATTTATTGAGTGTTTCATCAGCATCTGCATTTTGGACCTGCACAGCAACTAT CTGGAGGAGATCCCTGTGACCATCGGACGTCTGCAGAACCTGCTGGTCCTGAACCTGTGTAACAACCGTCTGAGCGTGCTCCCAGATGAGATCGGCCTCCTGAAGAACCTGCAAACGCTCAACCTGGGCCTGAACCGGCTGGAGGCCCTCCCCTCCTCGGTCGGCGCCTTGAAGGAGCTCCGCCTCCTCGGCCTCTCTGACAACCTCCTCACCCGCGTCCCGGGCTGCCTCGCCAGACTCCACAAACTGGAGAAGGTTAACCTAGACCGGAACCCGATCCCCGAGCCGGAGTCCGCACAGGAACCGGCTCAGGTAATGGAGAAGCTTTACCTGGTCAAGGAGAGTCACCTGTGTGAGGACTGTCTGGACAAGTGCCAAACAGAGAGGAGGAGGCTGGAGGATGTGGGCAGGAGTAAACAACCCAAAATAATCGACTTCCACAGCCCGGAAAACCAGGAGGTGTAA